A single window of Dermochelys coriacea isolate rDerCor1 chromosome 14, rDerCor1.pri.v4, whole genome shotgun sequence DNA harbors:
- the LOC119842713 gene encoding nucleoside diphosphate kinase, producing MASNSERTFIAIKPDGVQRGLVGEIIKRFEQKGFRLVAMKFMHASENLLKQHYIDLKDRPFYPGLVKYMNSGPVVAMVWEGLNVVKTGRVMLGETNPADSKPGTIRGDFCIQVGRNIIHGSDSVESAQKEIKLWFQPTELVDFKACAHDWIYE from the exons ATGGCTTCTAATAGCGAACGCACTTTCATTGCCATCAAGCCTGATGGAGTCCAGAGGGGCCTGGTGGGAGAAATCATCAAACGGTTTGAACAGAAGGGCTTCCGCCTGGTGGCCATGAAATTCATGCAT GCTTCCGAAAACCTTCTAAAACAACATTACATTGACCTGAAAGATCGGCCATTCTACCCTGGTTTAGTTAAATACATGAATTCTGGACCTGTTGTGGCCATG GTTTGGGAAGGTCTCAATGTGGTTAAAACTGGCAGAGTTATGCTGGGAGAGACTAATCCTGCAGACTCTAAACCTGGTACAATCCGTGGTGACTTCTGCATTCAAGTGGGAAG GAACATCATTCATGGCAGTGACTCGGTAGAAAGTGCTCAGAAAGAGATCAAGCTGTGGTTTCAGCCCACAGAGCTTGTTGATTTCAAAGCTTGTGCTCATGACTGGATCTATGAGTAA